A section of the Fibrobacter sp. genome encodes:
- a CDS encoding glycosyltransferase family 2 protein: MLSAEWPEVVFVLIPAYKSADLLRKFLPDLLCFVPEKQICVVDDASGDNTYDLCKDLKIDCIRHEVNKGKGAALRTGFSFLLKKGAAWVITMDADGQHSPDDLHRFISAISKDPDIGICIGARKMVPGAMPFLRICSNRLTSWILSLFTGVNIRDSQCGYRIYSAAFLSSVTIDYERFEMESEVIIKAVRSGFKICFTEVQTLYLSDLSHISHLYDTFRWVKAVIRTNFKYKTKNQANDRTSKSNVCL, encoded by the coding sequence ATGCTCTCAGCAGAGTGGCCTGAAGTTGTTTTTGTCCTTATTCCGGCTTATAAATCAGCAGATCTTCTAAGGAAATTTCTCCCTGACCTGCTCTGTTTTGTGCCTGAAAAACAAATCTGTGTTGTTGATGATGCCTCAGGAGATAATACTTACGATCTATGTAAAGATTTAAAGATCGATTGTATCAGACATGAAGTAAATAAAGGGAAAGGAGCCGCCTTAAGGACCGGTTTTTCCTTTCTTCTGAAAAAAGGAGCTGCCTGGGTAATAACTATGGACGCCGACGGGCAGCACTCACCCGATGACCTGCACAGATTCATCTCTGCAATCAGTAAAGATCCCGATATTGGGATCTGTATCGGTGCCAGAAAGATGGTTCCCGGAGCCATGCCTTTCTTGAGAATCTGCTCCAACCGCCTGACATCATGGATTCTCTCCCTCTTTACAGGAGTGAATATCAGGGATAGTCAGTGCGGCTACAGGATCTATTCCGCTGCTTTTCTCAGTTCTGTTACAATTGACTATGAGAGATTCGAAATGGAATCAGAAGTCATTATCAAAGCGGTTCGCAGCGGTTTTAAGATCTGTTTTACAGAAGTGCAGACATTATATTTGAGTGACCTAAGTCACATTTCCCATCTTTACGACACTTTTAGATGGGTTAAAGCCGTAATCAGAACTAATTTCAAATACAAAACCAAGAATCAAGCAAATGACAGAACATCTAAATCCAACGTTTGCCTGTGA
- a CDS encoding protein-L-isoaspartate(D-aspartate) O-methyltransferase: MTEHLNPTFACEKLIRTLRDKGITDERVLDAFRKVPRHLFVDGAMYAQAYDDNALPIGCGQTISQPSIVACMTQLLELKKDEKILEIGTGSGFQTAILAQFSRRVYTIERNNVLGETARKRLREMGYLNVVFKIGDGTCGWQQNAPFDKIIVTAGAPVVPKTLSDQLAVGGRMVIPAGDRNNQELYIFDKTTEGLRQTTKAGNVVFVPLIGEHGW; the protein is encoded by the coding sequence ATGACAGAACATCTAAATCCAACGTTTGCCTGTGAAAAACTGATCAGAACTCTTCGTGACAAGGGGATAACCGATGAGAGGGTGCTTGATGCCTTCCGTAAAGTCCCGCGTCATCTGTTTGTAGATGGTGCCATGTATGCCCAGGCCTATGATGACAATGCTCTTCCAATCGGTTGCGGACAGACCATATCCCAGCCCTCGATTGTGGCCTGCATGACACAACTCCTTGAACTGAAAAAAGATGAGAAAATTCTGGAGATAGGCACTGGTTCAGGCTTTCAAACTGCGATACTGGCCCAGTTCTCGCGCCGTGTTTATACAATAGAAAGGAACAACGTTCTGGGAGAAACCGCACGAAAACGCCTGAGGGAGATGGGCTATCTTAATGTTGTATTCAAAATCGGTGACGGGACCTGCGGATGGCAGCAAAATGCACCATTTGACAAAATAATAGTAACTGCCGGAGCACCTGTAGTGCCTAAAACTCTTTCTGACCAATTGGCAGTCGGCGGGAGGATGGTAATTCCTGCTGGCGACAGAAACAATCAGGAACTTTACATTTTCGACAAAACAACCGAAGGCCTGCGTCAGACTACAAAAGCAGGTAATGTAGTCTTTGTGCCGCTTATTGG